From the Pediococcus acidilactici genome, the window ATTTGATGGGCCGCCCGGTTGATGCGCCGTACTTAATCACTAATTATAAAAAAGCACCGCTAGCCATTATTGCAACCGCTAGCACGACTGGTAAACATCGGATTTTGCCGTCGCCAGGTTCCTTTATTCGGGCCACGAGTTTTGGCTTGGGAACCCAAATCCGTGACGCGCTAGGACGCGGGGCAAAACGGATTCTGATTCTTACGGGAGACTCGGGGGTCAGCGACGGTGGTCTAGGTTTACTTCAAGCTTTAGGCGTTAATTTTTATGACGAAGATGGCCATTTAATTGGACGGGATAAGAACTTGCTAGCAACTAACTTCCAGGAAGTTCGTAATTTAGAAAGTGTAGTCCAACAATTCAACCATGTGGAAATTATGGTGGCTACTAATACAGACCGTACCTACGCTGGATATCGTGGAGCCCAACGTACTTGGGGAATGGATAAGGGCGGTACTCAAAAACAAATTGAAGTGTTTGATAAACGGATGGATGGCTTTTTCATGACGGTTATCAAAGAATTAGATTTAGATTTAAGAGACGTACCTGGTTTAGGCGTAGATGGTGGAATCGGCGGTGCGTTAGCAGTCTTGGGTGGTCAGATAGTTCCCACTGGTGACATAATTGCTAACTTGGTTGGCTTGCCGCAAAAGCTAGAAGATGCCGACTTGTTTATTAGTGGTACTGGAAAAATTTCGCATCATCCCCAAACCCCGCACGTGGTAAACCAAATTCTGGATCTAGCCACTAAGATGTCCGTGCCAGCCGTAGCAATTTGCGGTCAAGTAGATAATTCGATGCGGCATTATCCTAACGAAAAAGTAGCCGTCTTCTCCATTCAAAGAAGACCTAGTTCGTTGAGACGGTCAATGGAAACCCGGTATGCTACCGTAAACATTAAAATTGTTACGCGTAATATAATCCGGTTAATGAACATTGCCCGGGCTGAAAAATAATTTGAAGTTTAAGCTGGAAGTTGTTGAAAAACAGACCTAGCTTAGGTTTGATTTAAATGTAAGCGGTTGCGATAACGTGAAGAGGCAAAACGATTTACTTTTAGTAAGTAAAGCAGTATACTGGGCGCACAATTATTTTTAGTAAGGGAGTGCTCATTTGGCAAAAAAATCGAAAATTGCAAAAGAAAAGAAGATTGAAGCAACGGTAATGCGCTATGCCGCATTACGCAAACAATTAAAGGCTCAAAAAGATTACCAAGGGCTTAGTAAGTTACCGCGCAACGCTTCACCAACTCGAATTCATCGTCGTGACGCGCTGGACGGTCGACCACATGCTTACATGCGTAAATTTCAGTTGTCCCGGTTGAATTTTAGAAGGTTAGCTCACGAAGGCCAAATTCCGGGCGTGAAGAAGGCTTCTTGGTAAAAAGATATTTTTATACAGATGTTAATTAGAATTAGCGTAGGCATGATTGCCTGCGTTTTTTTGTACGGTCAGAAATTTTTGTATAAAGGTAAACGCAGGCTGTAGTTTTCAACTAGGGGAGACTTTTATTTGAAAATCTCCTGAAAATAAAGTGGTAAGATGGTATATGTACATAATCATATTAGAGAAAGAAGTTTTTTTAGTGAAGTTAAGGACCTTGCTTTATGTCGTCATTTCTACTTTTTTGTTTAGTTCAATGGAGATTGCGCTGAAGGTTGCTGGAGGGACGTTTAATCCGATTCAATTAAACTTTATCCGTTTCTTATTTGGCGGATTGCTACTATTACCCTTCACAATGAAAACGTTGAAAAAACAAGGACACCGTTTGAAAGGGCGGGACATTGCCGCATTTTCGATGACTGGATTTTCATGTGTATTAGTCAGCATGACGTTATACCAATTGGCCATTCAGTTATCGTTACCAGCCACAATTGCAATTTTGCTAAGTGCTAACCCCGCGTTCGGGATGTTAATTGGCCTAGTTTTATTGAAGGAAAAAATGTCACGAACCAACACGTTAGCCGTAATTTTAACTTTGGCCGGGTTGTTAGTAATCATCAATCCGTTTAACTTGACCAATCCTTTAGGAATTACGTTGGGCTTGTTGAGTTCGATTACGTTTGCGATTTACGGGATTTTAACCCGACTTAGTTCGAACAAGTTGGGATTTGGCGGAATGACCATGACTTGTTTTTCTTTCATTGCGGGGGCAATTGAATTGGCAATTTTTATGGCGATTACCCACATACCAGCAGTTAGCAAGGCGTTTAGTGGACTGGAAGGTTTTAGCGACATCCCATTCTTCCAGGGGATTACCCTTTCAAATATCTTATTGCTAGCTTACATAAGTTTCTTGGTAACGGGAGTCGGATTTGGTCTATACTTTGTAGTAATGGGCGAAGCTGGCGTGCCGATTGCTTCGCTAATCTTTTTCATTAAGCCGGCCTTGGCACCAATTTTATCGTTATTAATTTTGGGAGACCCAATTCATTTAAATACCATCGTGGGAATTATAATTATCCTGATAGGTTCGGTAGTCACCTTAGTGGGAGAAAAGATTGCTATGAGAATGAGCAAATAATAATAGAAAGTGGAAGTCACCGGGTTATTTTCGAGAGTTAACAAGATTATGTAATTAAACGCGATTTAACGATTGACTGCGTAATCAGGTTAACCGTAAAAATTGGTGGCTGGAGCTGATTTAGACTCAGTGGTTTAGCTGCCCGTCAGCGGTTAAACTATTTCCCTCACCTACTATTCAAAAAATATTTAAAACAACCAAGCGGAGCGAATTTAGCTCCGCTTTTTATTTCCCATAAAACGTAGGGATGATTTAGAGAAACTTTAGAGGTCGTTCACACTTTAATTTAGCGTATGTACTATAATACATAGATAAGTAATCGCAATTAAGGAAGGAAAAGCGTAAATATCAATGATTTTTTTTATTAATGCACAAATGCCGGAGCAGAAATCAGGAATTGAACATGCGGAGTTAAAGCGAATTGAGCTGTTTAATAAGATGAAGGTAGATTGTCGGCTAGTTTTACGTGACTGGAGTGCGGATACACACCGACTTACGCAAGCAGTGGGGATTGACGACCAGCAGTTGATCAACATGTTTGACTACTACCAACAAGCTTTACAAGTGAAACGCCGGATTATTCATGCCACTGATTTAGACTTTGGGGTCGCGGATGTGGAACTTCAATATGAACCGGAAAATCAACGGTATTTAGCGGTGACGCCTGCTCAGGAACTGGTTGCCCGGATTAATGTAGCGGGCGACGAGGAGCGGGTAGTTTCTACGGAACTTTTTGATGGGGTTGGCAATCTTTATCGGGTGGATAACTATGATTACCGGGGCTTTGTCTCGCTTTCGCAATGGTATACGCCGGATAACCAAATTGAAAACGAAGAATGGATGACTCCGGAAGGTAAAACGGTTATCGAAGCTTTTACCAAGCAGAATCGGGCTGGTGAACTTAAGCCATCAGGTTGGAAATTAACGGACCGTCACGGGAAAGTTTACCAATTCGATACGATTGAAACCTTCACTAAGCATTTTCTAGACGATTTGAATGACGAGTTTTGGTCGACCAAACAGCCTAATATTTTTATTTTGGATCGTAATCACCTCGCCGACTGGGCCTTTTTAAACATGAAAAAGCCGGCTTATCGAGTGATTCATTTGCACAACTCGCATGCTAGTGATGCACAAGCACCAATGGATTCCACGTTAAACCAGCATTATGAATTTGCGTTGCGGTCAATGGATCGGTACGATGCTTTTATTAGCGCCACCCAAAAGCAAACTGCGGACGTCCGTCAACGTTTCCAACCGCACGCCCGGTTATTTACCATTCCGGTGGGAATCGTGCCAGAACGATTGCGCAAAGCGCCACGAATTCCGGTTGCCAAGCGACAGTTTGGAAAAATGGTGGCTTTTGCCCGAATTGCGTGGGAAAAGCACCTCGATGATTTAGTGCGGGCCATCGCCATTGTTCATCAAACCATCCCGGAGGTGACCCTGGACCTTTACGGTTACGCAGACCCTGCCAATAATTATGAAGCAAAACGTAAGGTGGAAGAAGTTGTTCAACAAAATCATTTAGAAAAGGTAGTCAGTTTTAAGGGCTACACTACCGCGGTTGATGAAGTTGAAAATCAAGCGATGATGTTTGGGCTGACTTCCCGGATGGAAGGCTTTAACTTAGCCGTGATGGAAGGAATTGCACACGGTTTGATTTCCTTTACGTACGACGTTAATTATGGACCAAACGAAATCGTAGAAAACGATGTGAATGGGAACGTGGTGCCTTACGGTGATTATGAAGCAATGGCCCAGGCCATCATTAAGGTTTTAAAGGACCAACAATTAGCACAACGCTACTCTACCGGGGCGTACACCTCGGCCGAACGTTATTCAGAAAAACAGGTTTGGCAAGCGTGGCAAGCCCTACTAGACGACGCGCAAACAAACTGGCCGGCTAAGCTTCAAGCAATGCCAGAATTTCGGGAGGATTTTGAATAATGAAGTATTTTGTTAGTCGAGGAATTTATACGTTCAATTCGGGAACTGAACACTCCCAAGCCCAACGAACCCGGCTTTTTAACCAACAAAACGATCCCGCACATTACGTGACGATGGATTATAACCGCTTTTGGCTACGGGATGCCCAACGCGTGGGGTTGGACAGTGGACAAGTACTAAATATGTATGATTACTTCCAAGGAACTACGCAAATTCCGACCGTACCGGTGCCAGTACGTAAATTTAAACAATTGCCGTTTGACGAATATCAACTAGTTGATCACGGCCCCGATTATTATACGGTTGATCACGCGGGTCGTCAGCTGGCACGAATCAACATTCTGCCAGGAACGGTCGGTTTAGTGGGGGATGTTGAATACTACGACCGCTTTGACAACTTAGTTTCTCGGGATAATTACGATTGGCGCGGGTTTAAGTCGTCGACGGATTATTTTCATCCCGATGGCAGCTTAGGAGCGCGACGTTTTTTAAATCCAGCAGGAGAAGTGGTTTTAGAAAATGTTTATATGAACGTTGCGGAACAGTTACAGCCCACCATGTGGAAGTTAATTGATTATCACGGAAAAGACTACCGGTTTGATTCGCAGGAGGATTTGTTTTTATTTTTCTTGAATGAAATTGCTGAGCAGGACCAAGAAGCAGTCATGGTTGCTGATCATCGGGACGTGGATTTGATGGTTATGCAAGTTGAAAACGCTAAGTCTCGCTGGCTAGCCTTTCACGGCACACATGTGGACCGCCATGGTAATATTTACGCGGCCTACACGCCCGCATTTCAAGCAGAGCCAGGAGAAATCGATGGCATTATTGTGCCTACTGCCCAACAACAGGCGGTTATTCGAGAACAATTTCCCCAAACCCCAGTTCACGTGGCGGCTGATACGGTGATTGATGAAAGAACTTTAGCGGAGAACGTTTCCCAGAAGAAGCGGACCCCAGGACGGATAATTTTTAGTGGGCGTTTGGAAAGTGACCGGCGCCCCGACGAAGCTTTGGCCGCCTTTTTACGCCTGTTTGATCAGTTGCCAGAAGTCACGTTAGAGTATCGAGGTTACACCAATGATCATCAGTTATTAGGTCGGCTAAAACAGATGGCCCAACACATGGGAATTGCTGAACACGTCATTTTTGGCGATTACCTAACGGATTCGGAAATGAACGATTTTTATAATCACGCGCAAGTACTAATCAACACGTCTTTTGACGAAGCGGGGGGGATTAGCGTTGTAGAAGCCATGGCTCACGGAGTTCCGGTGGTTGCGTACTATACCGACTACGGCATTGAAAAGCTGGTGCAAAATAACGTTAACGGTTTTGTGGTGACAAATGGCGACCAAGCGCAGATGGCTCGTCGAGTAAAACAAATTTTACAGGACCCTCAGCTATGGCAAAAATTAGGTGAAGGTGCCCAGCAAACTGCTCAGGCTTATCAGGCGAAGAAAGTCTACCAACAGTGGAAAAATATTTTAGGATAAGTGGACTAGAAGTCGGAAAGCTTATGAACACTAATAAAAAATCGACCATTGCCAATTCAGGCATAATGGTCGATTTTTGGATTGAGCGGAATGAACTAACTTTTGACGCACGTTTTGGCTTTATTAAAGTCAAAATCCCAAAAGGATTTTTAAGTTTTTCCAGCTGCTCTTTTTCTTAAAAGGAATAACTATTTGATTACGCGGAAACGTTCGTCGTCAGGCATAAATTCCTTATCACCGGCTGGTTGTTCGATTGAACCGAATGGCATTTGTGCCTTCAAAGTCCAGTTAGCTGGAATATCAAATTTTTCCGCGATGAATTTGTCAGCAATTGGGTTGTAGTGTTGGAGGGAAGCACCAATGCCTTCGTTAGCTAACGCAGTCCAAACGTCTACGTTGGCAATTCCCATTCCGTGTTCACCAAACATGTCAAATGCATCTTTGTATAGTGGGAAGTTCTTCTTTAAGTTAGCGATGACGTCTTCGTCCGTGTAGAAAAGGACGGTCCCGAGTCCAGCCTTGAAGGCACCTTCAACCTTTGCCTTAGTAGCTTGGAAAGCTTCTTCATTAGGAACTTCACCATGCAAAATATTTAAAATGCCGTCCCAAAGTTCGTCGTGGGCCTTACCGTAAAGGATAACCGCGCGAATTGATTGGCTATTAAAAGCACTTGGAGACTGGCGGATTGCTTCTTCAATGATTTCGGTAATCTCATCTTCACTGAGTTTTACATTTTTACCGAGTGCATAAATTGAACGACGTTTTTTTAAGTTTTCTAAAAATGAATTTGACATATTGGACATCCCTTCTGTAACTATATTGTCTGGCTTACTTTTAGTAAGTGAATTTAGTATATATAAAAGTTGAGGGGATTGCAAGTTTTTTAGAAAATAAATTGACCGATTGCCAATCAATTGTAATAATATGGTTAATAAACGATGTGGCGGAGGATGGAAGATGAAAAAAATTATCACGGTGATGGCCGCTTTAACCATGGTAGTCACCTTGGGAGCTTGCGGCAAGAAAGCGGCATCGAGTGGGACGGTTTCTTCAGAAAAAACCACCCAATCACCGACTAAGTTGCAAGTGGTTACTAAGAAAAAAGAGACTAATAATTTGGGAAACGTTTTAATTACGATTAAAACCAACCCGAAGGCTAAAGTTAAAATCACCAATACTAAAACCAAAAAAGTTGCTAATTTGACGGCTGACGCGGACGGTAAATTAGTTTTTAACGCGCATTTGGGTGAACATACTAAGTCGGCCGAGTTTATGATTACGGCTACGGCCAAACATCACCAAGCAAGTGAAACGCAAAAATTCAAGGTGTATAACGATTCGGCTGCGTTCCACAAGTGGGAACAAAACCAGAGCAGTGCTGCAGAATCCTCTTCGTCAGCTGCAGAATCTTCGTCAGTTGATGAGCAATCTTCATCAGCAGACGATAGTAGCGCAGAAGTTGATATCACCGCGGGAGCCGATGCGGCTAGCGCGGATAATTCTGCGGACACAACCACCGGGGGTAATTCCACGGGAGGCTACGTAGCTCCAAGTTACAGTGCTCCGAGCTATAGCTACCCAACTTATCACGGTGGTGGCGGACATTACCACCCAAGCACTGGCGGCGGGAGCACTAATTCGGCAGCTAGTTCTAGCGACACGAATGGCAATCAAACTGATCAGTCAAATACTAACGCAACGACGGGTACTGACACGGTTGAAGCAACCACGGAAGACGCGACCGAAAGTGCAGAATAATAAAAAAGTTGGGGTTGAAAGTAAATTTTTGCCCCAACTTTTTTGTATGCTTTTTTAAAATGCCCACCTAGTCTTCAAAAGGAGCTAAGTGGTTTACCGGACCGTACTTATGGCCCACGGCAATGGAATTGCTAATTGCAGCAGTAACGAATCGTTTACCAATTCGGATGGCAGTGGCAATGTCAGTTCCTTTAGCAATTTCGGCGGTAATGCAAGCCGAAAGTACGTCACCGGTTCCGTTAACGCGGTCGGTTTCGACGTATGGTGCGCTCATCCAGAAGCTTTCCCCGTCTTCTAGAAGAACAAAGTCGCGTACTTCACTTTGGGCACCTGGTTTGTGGGAACCTTTAAGAACCACGTTTTTAGCACCCATGTCTTGTAACATTTTAGCAGCCCGTTCCATATCGGCATCGTTTTGGATGTCAATACCAGTTAGCTTGATAGCCTCATAAAAATTAGGGGTAATCACGGTGGCTAACGGAATCAGCTTCGCTTTCAAAGTTTCAAATGCGTCTTCTTCTAATAGTAGGGCGCCGTGTTTAGTGATGATGACCGGATCCAAAACTAGGGGTCCAAAGTCAAATTTTTGATAGTTTTTGACAACGATTTCAATCATTGGTGCGTCAGCTAACATACCGGTCTTACTAGCCCGGATTTTGAAGTCGTCCGCCAGTGATTGGAATTCTTGGTCAACAAAATCAGTTGGAAGCGGATGGCTAGCTTGAATACCGTAAGAGTTCCCGGCAACGCAAGCGGTCATCACGCACATTCCGTGGACTTGGCGACGTTGGAAGGTGTTTAAATCAGCCTCCATTCCTGCGCTACCATCGGAATCAGAACCGGCGATTGTTAAAGCTTGTGGAAATTCATTTGACATTAAACTCACTCCTTATTCTTTACTTAGCTTAAGGATAACATATTTAAAAATTGGTAGATCAGTAAGTTGGGGGAAGAAAAAAAGGAGTTTCCCATCAACTCAACGCTGAACGAGGGAACCTCCTAAAAAAATTTAAAAAAGTTAACGACGTGATGCCGTTTGTAAATTAGTGGCAGCATTTTGGAAAATAATTTGTTGGATTCGGTTAATCGAAAGTTGAATGACCGAATTTTCGTTTTGAACCTGTTGGTGGACTAAACCGGTAAACTGATTCCAGTGCTTGATTAGTTCTGGAATCGATGGATAGTTAGCTTGCCGAAATACCGCGAACAAAACGTCCACGATTTGGTTAGCGTCTTCTTCGGTAATGTTAGGGGATAGTTGTTTAAAAAAGGGCGATTGATCCAAACCCTCAGGAGCAGCAATCCCCACGGTGCCCGCAAAATTTCCGGCTCGGTCGGCAACCCAGGAAGTAAGGTCGTGTTGCCAAATTCCGGCATTTAAGCTCTCAATGGTACGTTGGGGAAAAGGGTGCATCCCTACGAGAGAAAATACCGAGAGGGGAGCTACTAACTCGACAATGGGTACTTCGAATCGGTAATTTCCTAGGGGTAATCCGGGACTTTCAAACAGGAAAACTTGCTGAATACGCTGGGCAGCCGGAGCCGTTAGATGATGACATGCTAGAGCAGCAATCGCGGCACCTCGGGAAAATCCCACGCAAATAATTTGCCGATCGTCAGTCTGTAGACTCCGTTGTAAGTACGATTGGGCGGCGGTCTGCAAAGTTGTTGGATCGGTTAATGCAAAGTGCAAGTCTTTTTGCCAACTAAGCAACGTTCCGTTAGGTCCCCGAAAGGCAATAACTTTTAAAGTTTTGGTAATCCCGAAAGTGATTGCTAAAAAATTTTCATCATCCGGACTGAGTTCTTCTAGAGTAACCTTCTGATAACGGTTGCTGTGGGCAATTTGTTCCAATAGTTGCCGGTCGGCCGGCAGGGTTAGGTAATCCTTGGCTTGAATCTGGGCAAGGAGCGTAGCGCAAAAATCTGGCAACTTTGCTGGCAGCGCTAATTCACTAGTTGCCATGGTTAACGGTAATTCTACAAGTCGACTGAATAAGGCTAGGTCTAATTCGAGTGGGTCGTGGATTGGACGTTGATACTCGCTTAGAAAATTAGTTAGTTTGGTCATTTGGATTTGCCCCGATCTCTTTATCTATATGAAAAAGGGTAGCACGCGACCAGTTTTTCAGTCAAACGGTGCTTTCACGTCAAGCAGCTATCTATGATATACTGAAAGCGAATACAACATTGGTTTAGACCAGTGTAAATAAGGAGGAAAAATAATGGGTAGACTAGGTATTTCGATTTATCCCGACCAAATGGGGATTGAGGAAACCAAAGCGTACATTAAATTAGCAAGCAAATATGGTTTTCAGCGAATTTTTACGTCGTTCTTGCAAATTAAGGGGGATCAAGATCAGGTGGTGGCCCGTTTCAAAGACTTAATTGAATACGGGAAGTCACTGGGGATGGATACCATGGTCGACATGAATCCGAAACTATTTAAACAACTGGGCGTGTCGTACGATAACCTCAAATTTTTCCATGATATCGGCGCGTGGGCAGTGCGCTTAGACGAAGGTTTCACAGGGATGGAAGAAGCACGGATGACGCATAACCCGTACGGCTTGAAGGTGGAAGTTAACATGAGTCGGGGAACCCATTATATTGACCAAATTATGGATTACGCGCCCGACCGGCAAAATTTAATTGGGTCGCATAACTTTTATCCACAACGGTACACCGGGTTAGGATTGGATTACTTCAAGCAAACTTCCCAACAATACCGGCGGCACAATATTAATACGGCGGCCTTTGTTAACGCACCTTCTGGTTCCGTAGGTCCTTGGCCTTTACAAGAAGGGATGGTCTCATTGGAAATGCATCGTGGACAATCGTTGTTCACCCAAATTATGCATATGAAGATGTTAGGCTTGATTGACGACATTTTGATTTCGAATGCTGGAGTAAGCGAGGCGGATCTCAAGGAAGCGGCGATGGCCTTCAACACTTCGCAACCAACCATGCGGGTGGTTGCGGATGCCGACATGACTGACACCGAACGCCAAATTATTTTCGACAGTCAACACACGTATCGGGGAGACCATTCCGATTACGTATTACGAAGCACCATGACGCGAGTTTGGTATAAGGATGCGGATGTTCCGGCGCGCCACACGGTTCCAATTCACAAGGGTGACGTGCTGGTGATGAATAACGAATACGCACAATATAAGGCGGAAACCCAAATTGCGTTGCAAGACTTGGAGAATAACGGCCGAGTGAACGTGGTGGGCCACGTGGCAGCAACCGATATGATGCTGTTAGAAACGTTGCAGCCATGGAGTGATTTTTGGTTAACCGGAGAGAGTTGGGTTTCAGAGCCCGTTTCGACTGGATAGCAGAGGGACCCAGGGTTCTCATCGCGGGTTAAGTTTTAGTTAACCGGAAGAAACTGGGGCTAATAGCCCGTTTTGACTGAATGGCAAAGAAGCGTAGGGCCTAGTCGCGGTTTAAGCGACTAGGTCTATTTTTGGTTAACCGGAGAGAGTTGGGTTTCAGAGCCCGTTTCGACTGGGTAGCAGAGGGACCCACAAGTCCCATTGCGGTACGGATAGTTAAGTTAATGCCCTACACTACTTCTGAAATAGGCATTTACCCCAAAAATGGGCCGGCTACCGTACTTAACTAATTTTGACAAATTATTTGACTCGGAAAGGTTACTAAAAAAACAAATTACATATTTGTGCATATTGGTTTTAATTTGTAGGTACAAATGTTAAGATAAAATTGTGAAAGCGATTTCAACGCTTTGGCCGGTATTACAAGGGTATATCACTTATTTTGTACGTTTGATTATTGGGATGCCGGCAAATTTATTTATAAGGAGGTTGTTGTAATGGGTGACAACAATAAAACCAATGCATTTGCTGAAAAGCTGATGCCTTTGGCAAGTAAAGTAGCATCTTCTCGTCACTTGGTAGCACTGCGGGATGGGTTCGCGCTAGTTATGCCACTGATTATTATTGGGTCAGTGTTCATGATTATTAGTCAATTCCCAATTCCAGCTTATTTAAACATGATGACGAGTTTGTTTGGTGCCGGTTGGCAAGATACGGTCGGCTGGGCTACCAACGCAACGTTTAGTATTATCGGGATGGTAGCGGTAATCGGGATTTCGTTTGAATTGGCGAAGTCCTACGATGGAATTGACGCCATTTCGGCAAGTATGGTTTCCTTAGCGGCATTTATGTTAACGATTCCATTAAATGTCGACAAGGCGGGAGCGGTTTGGGTTCCGCTAACTCAATTAGGTTCAATGGGCTTATTTGAAGCCTTGCTGATTGGACTGTTCGTAACCGACGCCTTCGTTTGGATGATTCATAAGGATTGGCAATTTAAGATGCCAGACACGGTCCCACCTGCTGTAGGTCACGCCTTTTCATCATTGATTCCTGGATTTGTAATTATTTTAGGAATGTGGCTATTACGGCTTTTGGTTAGCTTTACCGACTTTAAGACGATTCCAAACGTAATCACGGTAATCGTTTCGCAACCATTGAACGCGGTTGGGGGATCAATCTTCGGGATGCTAGTTGCTGAATTCTTCGTTGTCTTCCTATGGCTATTCGGTATTCATGGTTCTAACGTAGTTGGTGGGATCATGGCGCCGGTTTGGTTAGGTAAGATGGCGGAAAATGCTGACGCTGCGAAGGCGCACAAAGCATTGCCAAACATCGTTACCCAACAAT encodes:
- the celB gene encoding PTS cellobiose transporter subunit IIC — translated: MGDNNKTNAFAEKLMPLASKVASSRHLVALRDGFALVMPLIIIGSVFMIISQFPIPAYLNMMTSLFGAGWQDTVGWATNATFSIIGMVAVIGISFELAKSYDGIDAISASMVSLAAFMLTIPLNVDKAGAVWVPLTQLGSMGLFEALLIGLFVTDAFVWMIHKDWQFKMPDTVPPAVGHAFSSLIPGFVIILGMWLLRLLVSFTDFKTIPNVITVIVSQPLNAVGGSIFGMLVAEFFVVFLWLFGIHGSNVVGGIMAPVWLGKMAENADAAKAHKALPNIVTQQFVDNFIHFGGAGETLALAFMLMFLAKSENFRAIGKLTAIPGLFNINEPIIFGVPMVLNPVMAIPFVIVPLISVVTTYYAMKFGLVAKPLGIAVPWTTPPLISGYLATGKISGAVIQLVNLAIGGLVYYPFFKIADRQALQQEEAKRAEMNA